In Polynucleobacter sp. TUM22923, one genomic interval encodes:
- the dnaX gene encoding DNA polymerase III subunit gamma/tau gives MTALALARSWRPKTFSQLVGQDHVVKALTHALDQGRLHHAWLFTGTRGVGKTTIARIMAKALNCTGEDGQGRMTSEPCGKCPACLEIDAGRFVDYIEMDAASNRGVDEMAQLLEKSAYAPSNARYKVYMIDEVHMLTNHAFNAMLKTLEEPPEHVKFILATTDPQKIPVTILSRCLQFNLKQMPVPLIVEHLEKVLAAENVAYETNALRVLAKAAQGSMRDALSLTDQAIAYAAGKVSEEAVRGMLGTLDDAYLIRILDSLISKDGATLLAIANEMGERSMSFSLALADLSSLIQKIAAAQIVPESVLEDWPEAAEIRRLATVLSKEEAQLFYQISITSRPDLSLAPDEQTGFAMTLLRMLAFRPGNDVPNGPNAPRSGGSPSVGNTPKPTAPTALAASASLRSVPASTSASAAPVPAMTTPPAPTPSSADRPDWHALMRQLPFKGMVQQLAFQTELQEWHDSAAGVRATIVTPMPQLASDASVGRLADVLSAHFGKPVKVIIEKGAVEVKTVAKVDAQIHQEKRQNAEQMIAQDPFIQQLEREFGATVVGGSVKPL, from the coding sequence ATGACAGCTTTAGCTTTAGCCCGTTCGTGGCGCCCTAAAACATTCTCCCAATTGGTGGGACAAGACCATGTAGTTAAGGCCTTGACCCATGCTCTAGACCAGGGCCGCCTTCACCATGCCTGGCTCTTTACAGGCACTCGCGGGGTAGGTAAGACTACTATTGCCCGAATTATGGCAAAAGCCCTCAATTGCACCGGGGAAGATGGCCAAGGTCGCATGACTTCAGAGCCTTGTGGAAAATGCCCGGCTTGCTTGGAAATCGATGCAGGTCGGTTTGTTGACTACATTGAAATGGATGCCGCAAGTAATCGGGGTGTCGATGAGATGGCCCAGCTATTGGAAAAGTCCGCTTACGCACCCAGTAATGCGCGTTACAAGGTTTACATGATTGATGAGGTGCATATGCTCACCAATCATGCCTTTAATGCCATGCTCAAGACTTTAGAAGAGCCACCAGAGCACGTCAAATTTATTCTAGCAACCACTGACCCTCAAAAGATTCCAGTTACCATTTTGTCGCGGTGTCTGCAGTTCAATCTAAAACAAATGCCAGTGCCTTTAATTGTTGAGCACTTAGAAAAGGTACTCGCTGCAGAAAATGTGGCTTATGAAACCAATGCATTAAGGGTATTGGCCAAGGCGGCACAAGGCTCGATGCGGGACGCGCTCTCATTGACGGACCAAGCCATTGCCTATGCTGCTGGCAAAGTTTCTGAAGAGGCTGTACGTGGCATGCTTGGTACTCTTGATGACGCCTACCTCATTCGCATTCTTGACTCTTTAATTAGCAAAGATGGTGCAACGCTTTTAGCAATTGCTAACGAGATGGGTGAGCGAAGTATGTCTTTCTCTTTGGCATTAGCCGATTTATCAAGTTTGATTCAGAAAATAGCTGCTGCTCAAATCGTTCCTGAATCCGTTTTAGAGGATTGGCCAGAAGCAGCAGAAATTCGTCGTTTGGCCACTGTATTAAGCAAGGAAGAGGCTCAACTCTTCTATCAAATTAGCATCACCAGTCGTCCTGATTTATCACTAGCGCCTGATGAGCAAACTGGATTTGCCATGACGCTCTTGCGTATGCTTGCCTTTCGTCCTGGAAATGATGTGCCTAATGGGCCCAATGCGCCTAGATCGGGCGGTTCACCTTCCGTCGGAAATACCCCCAAACCAACAGCTCCGACAGCGCTAGCCGCATCTGCTTCCTTAAGATCTGTGCCTGCCTCCACCTCAGCATCGGCTGCCCCAGTTCCGGCCATGACAACGCCACCAGCCCCGACTCCTTCCAGCGCTGATCGCCCAGACTGGCATGCCTTAATGCGTCAGTTACCGTTCAAAGGAATGGTTCAGCAACTAGCGTTTCAAACTGAGCTTCAAGAGTGGCATGATTCTGCTGCGGGTGTGCGTGCAACGATTGTGACTCCCATGCCACAGCTTGCTTCAGATGCTTCAGTTGGTCGCCTGGCAGATGTCTTGAGTGCACACTTTGGTAAGCCGGTGAAGGTCATCATCGAGAAGGGTGCAGTCGAAGTGAAGACGGTTGCCAAGGTAGATGCCCAGATACACCAAGAGAAAAGACAAAATGCTGAGCAAATGATCGCTCAAGATCCATTCATTCAGCAGTTGGAAAGAGAGTTTGGGGCAACGGTCGTTGGTGGTTCTGTGAAGCCGCTATAA
- a CDS encoding efflux RND transporter periplasmic adaptor subunit, with protein sequence MKDKILAYIQQLADKAKPALDKASHFIGRRSQALFSSTAGLYWNLTPQNRSRVRLAAVAFAILSVGIVLGRITNVNRNVKIEASDKALKVEKSGILELKLQGVTLNTDIYVFQDAVKVQVPVDIKVVGRLGFNAEKSKILSARAPGRVERIFAFDGAEVNIGSPVVELYSPEFISAQQEYLLSSKTAKVLESTQTMSDLLGDARITQQAAANRIRNLGASDGDIKAIESTGKTQGNLVMRSPLKGVVVKRNVEPGAAVNSGDVLATLADPKQLWFLGNVFEQDFRFLKPGQKMILQVEAYPDKQFVAYANYISPAVDPQTRALLVRADIDNHDDLLRPDMYASAKLTTGMADAIVVPQTAVIRIREMRYVIVKSGEESYRRLLVKGYDLNSKTFAITEGVEPGSKILAQGAVLLNDRFAKQED encoded by the coding sequence TTGAAAGATAAAATTCTGGCTTACATTCAGCAGCTCGCTGATAAAGCAAAGCCTGCGCTAGATAAAGCCTCTCACTTTATTGGGCGCCGATCACAAGCACTCTTTAGCAGCACGGCTGGCCTGTATTGGAATCTGACTCCACAAAATCGAAGTCGTGTGCGCTTAGCTGCTGTTGCGTTTGCCATTTTGTCTGTAGGCATCGTTTTAGGTCGCATCACCAATGTCAATCGTAACGTCAAAATAGAAGCCTCTGATAAAGCGCTCAAAGTGGAGAAGAGTGGCATTCTGGAGCTAAAGCTACAAGGCGTGACTCTCAATACGGATATTTATGTATTTCAGGATGCCGTGAAAGTTCAGGTTCCGGTTGATATTAAAGTTGTAGGTCGTTTGGGTTTTAATGCGGAAAAATCAAAAATATTATCTGCGCGTGCGCCAGGTAGAGTGGAGCGCATATTTGCTTTTGATGGCGCTGAAGTGAATATTGGATCTCCTGTAGTTGAGCTTTATAGTCCTGAATTTATCTCTGCACAGCAAGAGTATTTGCTTTCTTCAAAAACAGCCAAGGTGCTAGAGTCAACACAGACAATGAGTGACCTGCTCGGTGATGCCCGCATCACACAGCAAGCAGCTGCAAATCGCATTAGAAATCTAGGCGCTAGTGATGGCGATATTAAAGCGATTGAATCTACCGGTAAGACTCAGGGTAATTTGGTGATGCGTTCACCACTCAAAGGAGTGGTTGTCAAGCGCAATGTTGAGCCTGGCGCCGCCGTTAATTCTGGGGATGTACTTGCTACCTTAGCCGACCCTAAGCAGTTGTGGTTCTTAGGAAACGTATTTGAGCAAGACTTTCGGTTTTTAAAGCCTGGTCAAAAAATGATTTTGCAAGTTGAGGCCTATCCTGACAAGCAATTTGTGGCCTATGCTAATTATATTTCTCCAGCAGTTGACCCACAAACTCGTGCTTTGCTAGTTCGTGCAGATATCGATAATCACGATGATTTGCTGCGCCCGGATATGTATGCCTCAGCAAAACTTACTACTGGGATGGCTGATGCCATCGTAGTGCCGCAAACGGCGGTCATTCGCATACGAGAAATGCGCTATGTCATCGTCAAGTCCGGCGAGGAGTCGTATCGTAGATTGCTAGTAAAGGGCTACGATTTAAATAGCAAAACTTTTGCGATCACTGAGGGGGTTGAACCTGGCTCAAAAATATTGGCTCAGGGCGCTGTGTTATTGAATGATCGTTTTGCAAAGCAGGAAGATTAA
- the recR gene encoding recombination mediator RecR: MARQEAPQDALGRLIEALRVLPGVGPKSAQRMAFYLLQHDRNGAALLAQSLGEAVETVGHCACCNTFSETPVCITCSDDRRDPSLLCIVETPADQVMVEQTLSFKGNYFVLMGRISPLDGMGPNEIHFDRLLNRIEAPAAGIAVKEVVLATNFTSEGEATAHYIGEVLKSKGIKVTRIARGIPVGGELEYVDAGTLARALMDRRSVS; this comes from the coding sequence ATGGCACGTCAAGAAGCGCCACAAGATGCGCTTGGCCGCTTAATTGAAGCGCTTAGAGTGTTGCCAGGCGTTGGGCCCAAGTCAGCGCAGCGCATGGCTTTCTATTTGCTTCAGCACGACCGGAATGGTGCAGCCTTACTGGCACAGTCATTAGGAGAAGCGGTAGAAACGGTGGGTCACTGTGCTTGCTGCAATACCTTTTCAGAAACCCCAGTTTGCATTACCTGCAGTGACGATCGCCGTGATCCGTCCTTACTGTGTATTGTGGAGACGCCAGCGGACCAAGTCATGGTCGAGCAGACTTTAAGTTTCAAAGGAAATTACTTTGTACTGATGGGTCGCATTTCACCGCTTGATGGCATGGGACCTAATGAGATTCATTTTGATCGATTGCTCAATCGCATCGAAGCCCCCGCTGCTGGTATAGCGGTGAAAGAGGTTGTCCTGGCAACGAATTTCACTAGTGAGGGTGAGGCTACGGCGCACTACATTGGCGAAGTCTTGAAATCTAAAGGCATCAAAGTTACCAGAATAGCCAGAGGCATTCCGGTAGGAGGTGAGCTTGAATATGTCGACGCCGGGACTTTGGCTAGAGCGCTAATGGACCGCCGCTCTGTTAGCTAA
- a CDS encoding CusA/CzcA family heavy metal efflux RND transporter, which produces MSIFTSFIREVIEKRVLVIVASIALLGLGMFSLSKLPIQPYPGVAPLTIQAISQWPGRSTTEVEQQVTIPVENALAGIPGLQAFRSVSLFGLSVVTLKFNDTTDPFKARQTFISSLANVTFPPGVSSSVSPDSDATGEIMRYEVKSDYASSTTLKTLQNYEIYKELKQTPGVADVSSFGGKVRQYQVIVSPQSLQAKGVTVSDLITALTNANSNTGGGLLPAGEQQFVVRGVGLLKNIEDIKKVVISNVNGVPIRIGDVAQVEIGNAPRLGMFQFNDNPDSVEGIVYLRRGENATEVLARVRSTVENINKQVLPPGIEVVPFYDRQVLLDITIGTVKHTLFFGITLVMAVLFFFLGNLRAAAVVAAVIPLALCVSFIQMHLWSVPANLISLGAIDFGVIVDSAVILTENVMRHLEEGGKRLKQSIILATSEVQRAMIYSTGIIIIAYSPLFFMGGVEGIIFKPMAFTMGFALIAAMVLSLTFLPAMISLVFGDNLHHKPPGFITKLLNGYKPLLRKWMDRPLTVVSVAVFVLGLTLLSVMRLGTAFLPTLEENNIWLRVTLPNTVDLDYSVKVANQLRETFMKQPEIDKVAGQIGRPDDGTDSTGVFNQEYGLYLKSPEKMPSGTSKKQLIANLETELNKIPGITYSFSQYIQDNVNEALSGVKGENSVKIYGTDLEVLDQKAHEVINQLKKVRGVADEGILKELGQPTLNIQIDRERAARYGINVNDIQTVVANAIGGAAVTNLLEDEKTFGVAIRLNEGSRNDVADIGHLLVDAPNGAAIPLSMVATVQLSDGPFFIYREAGKRYIAIKFSVRNRDLGSAVEDAQFLVEKNITLPPNYSISWDGQFNQMKQAQKKLMLIVPLALLGIFLLLVSAFGNFRDAVIVMINVPFAAIGGVIALHLAGETLSISAFFGFLSLFGIAIQDGVILISFINKTFATEHSQMKDAMVEGAALRVRPVLMTAMLSGFGLLPAALSHSIGSEAQRPLALVIVGGMVTTTILTLLVLPVIYGWFRGRSLPLPVKA; this is translated from the coding sequence ATGAGTATCTTTACCTCCTTTATTCGTGAGGTAATCGAGAAGCGCGTGCTTGTCATTGTTGCCTCGATTGCGCTACTGGGTTTGGGCATGTTCAGCTTGAGCAAGTTACCCATTCAGCCTTATCCTGGGGTTGCGCCGCTCACTATTCAGGCAATTTCTCAATGGCCAGGCAGAAGTACCACCGAGGTTGAGCAGCAAGTAACGATTCCTGTTGAGAATGCATTGGCAGGTATTCCTGGATTACAAGCCTTCCGCTCTGTTTCATTATTTGGGCTGTCTGTCGTTACCTTAAAATTTAATGACACAACAGATCCATTTAAGGCGCGCCAAACATTTATATCCAGTCTTGCCAACGTGACCTTTCCACCGGGGGTGAGTTCTAGCGTTAGTCCTGACTCCGATGCAACTGGCGAGATTATGCGGTATGAAGTGAAGTCAGATTACGCTTCGTCTACTACATTAAAAACCTTACAGAATTATGAGATTTACAAAGAACTGAAACAAACGCCAGGCGTAGCAGATGTTTCCTCTTTTGGCGGTAAAGTTCGCCAGTATCAGGTCATTGTTAGCCCTCAGAGTCTTCAGGCAAAAGGGGTAACTGTTAGTGATCTCATCACTGCGCTCACCAATGCGAATAGCAATACTGGCGGCGGCCTGTTGCCTGCTGGTGAACAGCAATTTGTTGTGCGTGGCGTAGGTCTCCTAAAGAATATTGAAGATATTAAAAAGGTGGTGATATCCAATGTCAATGGAGTTCCTATCCGCATTGGCGATGTCGCGCAAGTTGAAATCGGTAACGCACCTCGGCTAGGAATGTTTCAATTTAATGACAATCCAGATTCGGTGGAGGGCATTGTTTATCTACGTCGCGGTGAAAACGCAACTGAAGTGTTGGCGCGTGTGCGTAGTACGGTTGAAAATATTAATAAACAAGTGTTGCCTCCTGGTATTGAAGTGGTTCCATTTTATGATCGTCAAGTCTTACTAGACATCACGATAGGTACCGTTAAGCACACCCTATTTTTTGGCATCACGTTAGTGATGGCGGTGCTTTTTTTCTTTCTGGGTAACTTGCGTGCAGCAGCAGTCGTAGCTGCGGTTATTCCGTTGGCTCTGTGTGTTTCATTTATTCAGATGCATCTTTGGAGTGTGCCCGCCAATTTAATCTCATTAGGAGCTATTGACTTTGGGGTTATTGTTGATTCGGCGGTAATCTTGACTGAAAATGTCATGCGCCATCTAGAGGAGGGTGGAAAGCGCCTCAAACAAAGCATCATTTTGGCGACTAGTGAAGTGCAGCGCGCCATGATTTATTCCACCGGCATCATTATTATTGCCTATTCGCCATTGTTTTTTATGGGTGGAGTAGAGGGGATTATTTTTAAGCCGATGGCTTTTACTATGGGCTTTGCATTAATTGCGGCAATGGTCTTGAGTCTGACCTTCTTGCCTGCAATGATCTCGTTAGTATTTGGTGATAATTTGCATCACAAGCCACCAGGTTTCATTACTAAACTGTTGAACGGCTATAAACCGCTACTAAGAAAGTGGATGGATCGCCCTTTAACCGTAGTGTCTGTTGCTGTATTTGTATTGGGTCTTACTTTGCTCAGCGTCATGCGCTTGGGAACTGCTTTTTTACCCACCTTAGAAGAAAACAATATTTGGTTGCGCGTGACTTTGCCCAATACGGTTGATCTAGACTATTCAGTCAAGGTGGCTAACCAACTGCGCGAAACTTTCATGAAGCAGCCAGAAATTGATAAGGTTGCAGGTCAAATTGGTCGTCCAGACGATGGAACGGATTCAACAGGCGTATTTAATCAAGAGTACGGCCTGTATCTTAAGAGCCCTGAAAAGATGCCAAGCGGCACAAGCAAGAAGCAGTTGATTGCTAATCTTGAGACGGAGTTGAATAAGATTCCGGGGATCACGTATAGCTTTTCTCAGTACATTCAAGATAACGTGAACGAGGCCCTTTCTGGGGTCAAGGGTGAGAACTCGGTCAAAATTTACGGCACTGATCTTGAGGTTTTAGATCAAAAAGCCCATGAAGTGATCAATCAGCTCAAAAAAGTTCGCGGCGTTGCTGATGAGGGCATCCTAAAAGAATTGGGTCAGCCAACTTTAAATATTCAGATTGATCGTGAGCGTGCTGCGCGTTATGGCATCAACGTAAACGATATTCAGACGGTAGTTGCCAATGCTATTGGTGGCGCTGCAGTTACTAATTTACTGGAAGATGAAAAGACTTTTGGTGTTGCTATTCGACTAAATGAAGGAAGCCGAAATGATGTGGCAGACATTGGCCATCTTTTAGTAGATGCGCCTAATGGCGCCGCAATTCCTTTATCGATGGTAGCTACAGTGCAGTTATCCGATGGGCCATTTTTTATCTATCGTGAGGCAGGAAAGCGTTACATCGCTATTAAGTTTAGCGTTCGCAATCGAGATTTAGGCAGTGCAGTGGAGGACGCTCAGTTCTTAGTTGAGAAAAACATTACCTTGCCACCAAACTACTCCATTAGTTGGGATGGTCAATTTAACCAAATGAAGCAGGCTCAGAAAAAACTAATGCTGATTGTGCCCCTTGCATTGCTTGGCATCTTTTTGTTATTAGTGAGTGCTTTTGGTAATTTTAGAGATGCAGTGATTGTGATGATTAATGTGCCATTTGCCGCTATTGGCGGTGTAATTGCCCTGCATCTTGCCGGTGAGACTTTAAGTATTTCAGCTTTCTTTGGATTTTTGTCATTGTTTGGTATTGCTATTCAGGATGGTGTGATCCTCATTTCCTTTATTAATAAGACTTTTGCAACAGAGCATAGCCAAATGAAAGATGCCATGGTTGAGGGTGCCGCACTTCGGGTTCGCCCTGTCCTGATGACTGCCATGCTTTCCGGGTTTGGGCTCTTGCCAGCAGCGCTATCTCACTCCATTGGCTCTGAAGCTCAACGTCCATTGGCCTTAGTGATTGTTGGTGGTATGGTAACCACAACGATTCTGACTCTCTTAGTGTTGCCTGTTATATATGGCTGGTTTAGAGGGCGCTCCTTACCCCTGCCGGTCAAGGCATAA
- a CDS encoding DUF1993 domain-containing protein, translated as MTISMYQASVPRLANALRNLSNVLDKAQAHIDAKKLDANVFLQYRLFPDMLNFTRQVQITSDTAKGVVARLAGVEIPAYEDSEVSIEELKARITKTITFIEGFKPEQIDGTEDKDILTKRGDKETHYKGMQFLLGHAIPNVYFHASIAFSILRTNGVEIGKRDYLGNP; from the coding sequence ATGACAATTTCTATGTACCAGGCCAGCGTGCCACGTCTTGCGAATGCGCTTCGTAACTTATCTAATGTGCTTGATAAAGCTCAGGCTCATATCGATGCGAAAAAGCTAGATGCCAATGTATTTTTGCAATATCGATTATTTCCAGACATGCTTAATTTTACAAGGCAAGTACAGATTACAAGCGATACAGCAAAGGGCGTAGTTGCTCGTCTGGCAGGGGTCGAGATTCCGGCTTACGAGGATTCTGAAGTAAGCATCGAAGAGCTTAAAGCACGCATTACAAAAACAATTACTTTTATTGAAGGTTTTAAGCCGGAGCAAATTGATGGTACTGAAGATAAAGATATCTTGACCAAGCGGGGCGACAAAGAAACCCACTACAAGGGAATGCAATTCTTATTAGGGCATGCCATTCCTAACGTGTACTTTCATGCGTCCATTGCATTTTCTATTCTGCGTACCAATGGAGTGGAGATCGGTAAAAGAGACTACTTAGGCAACCCTTAA
- a CDS encoding YbaB/EbfC family nucleoid-associated protein — protein sequence MMKGGLAGLMKQAQQMQEKMKVAQEQLAALEVTGQAASGLVKVTISGKHEMKRVQIDPAAMDDREMLEDLILTAYAEAFKQVEAANTQVMSGATAGMPMPPGFKLPF from the coding sequence ATGATGAAAGGTGGCCTTGCTGGCTTGATGAAACAGGCCCAGCAGATGCAAGAAAAGATGAAAGTCGCGCAAGAGCAATTGGCTGCGCTAGAAGTTACTGGCCAAGCCGCTAGTGGCTTAGTCAAAGTAACGATTTCTGGTAAGCATGAGATGAAGCGTGTACAGATTGATCCAGCCGCCATGGATGACCGTGAGATGTTGGAAGATTTAATCTTGACTGCCTACGCTGAAGCATTCAAACAAGTAGAGGCTGCCAATACTCAAGTGATGTCTGGCGCTACTGCTGGCATGCCAATGCCTCCTGGTTTTAAGCTCCCATTTTGA
- a CDS encoding TolC family protein, with amino-acid sequence MILSHYKTNTAILTIFNKRLPVRVAYIVAATAGILLTNPSFSQNTPASVTVQTGDPKDLLAVPPAISNESSPDSNPTKAVSLFAPVSSKDAPKIYTKGTPSGPADMDLRQLWLELKLNNPQLSSLRESYLSAKATVPQINAPANPQVGLVWSGMPPGSPFALGGANTPSSQNPGGISSNNSISIAQPFQFPGKKSLASDIANTNAEALLAQSESAYLQLGAQLSTLYYNALASQKQLQVLKESVMRLEMIKNVARARYSNNAAAYVEYLNAQVSQSAAQADQFNVERQLQVSLSNINTLVGRHSRERLVLRGDVPRAINSVPTLLELEDYAESSHPSLKSSALQLEAARKGVDLAKKAYLPDFQVIGSSFTPRGPFAANNGTMFYQLELDLVIPLYFFTKEKYGVEQAQRNQAAAEAGNISNRQQIVLAVNSAYAAFDQAKNQNQFLKDRQVPQADAAYKVALTQYSNNGQGFNDLLTAQTQLRTLEVQLAFAQSNLLQAQTVLLATAGKEPF; translated from the coding sequence TTGATTCTTAGCCATTACAAAACTAACACAGCTATTTTGACCATCTTTAATAAGCGCTTGCCGGTGCGGGTGGCTTACATTGTTGCCGCTACAGCTGGCATATTGCTGACGAATCCTAGCTTTAGTCAAAATACGCCTGCTAGTGTGACTGTACAGACGGGTGATCCCAAGGATTTGCTAGCAGTTCCACCAGCGATTAGTAACGAGTCAAGTCCTGACTCAAACCCTACCAAGGCAGTATCGCTCTTTGCCCCGGTGAGTTCAAAAGATGCGCCGAAGATTTATACCAAGGGGACGCCATCCGGCCCTGCAGACATGGATTTACGGCAACTCTGGTTAGAGCTGAAGTTGAACAATCCGCAGCTATCTTCTTTGCGTGAATCCTATCTCTCTGCCAAGGCAACCGTACCGCAAATTAATGCACCAGCCAATCCACAAGTTGGACTGGTTTGGTCTGGTATGCCACCGGGATCACCATTTGCATTAGGCGGGGCAAATACACCCTCATCACAGAATCCTGGTGGTATTAGTAGTAATAATTCTATTTCTATTGCCCAGCCGTTTCAGTTTCCCGGTAAGAAAAGTCTCGCGTCCGATATCGCCAATACCAATGCCGAAGCATTGCTGGCGCAAAGTGAATCAGCTTATTTGCAGTTGGGTGCCCAGTTATCTACGTTGTATTACAACGCCCTCGCTTCACAGAAGCAGTTGCAAGTCTTAAAAGAATCCGTGATGCGCTTGGAGATGATTAAGAATGTGGCTAGAGCACGTTACTCTAATAATGCTGCTGCATATGTAGAGTACCTTAATGCCCAGGTATCGCAAAGTGCTGCACAAGCTGATCAGTTTAATGTTGAGCGTCAGCTGCAAGTCTCACTCAGCAACATTAATACCTTAGTCGGTCGTCATTCAAGAGAGCGTCTTGTTTTGCGGGGCGATGTACCTCGTGCAATTAATAGCGTACCTACCTTACTCGAATTGGAGGACTACGCCGAATCTAGTCATCCTTCACTCAAGAGTTCCGCCCTACAACTAGAGGCTGCACGTAAGGGTGTGGATCTTGCTAAAAAAGCCTATTTGCCAGACTTTCAGGTGATTGGTTCATCCTTCACGCCACGAGGTCCTTTTGCGGCTAACAATGGAACGATGTTTTATCAGCTTGAGCTTGATCTGGTTATTCCGCTCTATTTCTTTACCAAAGAAAAGTATGGTGTTGAGCAGGCGCAGCGCAATCAAGCGGCAGCTGAGGCGGGTAATATATCCAATCGTCAGCAGATTGTGCTGGCAGTCAACAGTGCTTATGCTGCATTTGACCAAGCGAAAAATCAAAATCAATTCTTAAAAGATCGCCAAGTTCCTCAGGCGGATGCTGCATACAAAGTCGCCTTAACTCAATACTCAAATAATGGGCAAGGTTTTAATGATCTATTAACAGCGCAAACGCAATTGCGTACTCTTGAAGTTCAATTAGCCTTTGCACAAAGTAATTTATTGCAGGCCCAAACAGTATTACTGGCTACAGCTGGTAAAGAACCTTTTTAG
- a CDS encoding carbohydrate porin codes for MTRKPDFLLLLGVLSVTSSVCLSTTAFAQKAGSGADQVASFAAPIQDLPTEGTLFGLPVNIHGQTTYINQRYNNFTSAYSGMNSLNADKAMSYTWSGTLYLGARIAPNTDVYFNPEVVSGVAFSGLTGLGGFTNGEATKANGAAAKFYSARAFVRQTLNQEGDKVVLENEANQITQTVSSNRVVITGGQFSTLDIFDDSRYAKDPRVQFMNWGNMTYLAYDYAADARGYSWGLAGEWYLNNWVMRASRMLAPKSPNGRDLNWQIFNSYGDQVEVERQHHIDKLPGKVSVLAYRNKMTLARFQDATNYVIQNNAQGTQAINNVRSSAQIKTGVGIHGEQALTKDLGIYARAFTSDGHTETMSFTEADNSISVGLGMNGSSWQRPKDSVGISMMQNGLSSYRRSYLQAGGVSYFIGDYANRNQTITYTPERISEMYYNAMVVHNVLAGLNFQHVINPAYNSARGPVNILSFRIHAEF; via the coding sequence ATGACCCGCAAGCCTGATTTTCTGCTTTTACTAGGTGTATTGAGTGTCACATCAAGCGTGTGTCTTAGTACAACTGCATTTGCTCAAAAGGCAGGATCAGGCGCTGATCAGGTAGCCAGTTTTGCGGCACCGATTCAAGATTTGCCCACCGAAGGCACTCTTTTTGGATTGCCGGTAAACATACACGGTCAAACCACTTATATAAATCAACGATATAACAACTTTACGTCCGCTTATTCAGGGATGAATAGTCTAAATGCAGATAAGGCCATGAGCTACACCTGGTCAGGCACCTTGTACTTAGGTGCACGTATCGCACCTAATACCGATGTGTACTTTAATCCTGAGGTAGTTTCTGGCGTGGCATTTTCTGGCTTGACTGGTTTAGGGGGATTTACTAACGGAGAGGCAACTAAAGCTAATGGGGCGGCTGCGAAGTTTTACTCCGCACGTGCATTTGTTCGCCAAACCCTTAATCAGGAAGGCGATAAAGTCGTTCTGGAAAACGAAGCCAATCAAATCACGCAAACAGTGAGCAGCAACCGCGTGGTAATTACTGGCGGTCAGTTTTCCACTTTAGATATTTTTGATGATAGTCGTTACGCTAAAGATCCCCGCGTACAGTTTATGAACTGGGGCAACATGACCTATTTAGCGTATGACTATGCTGCTGATGCTCGCGGTTACAGCTGGGGCTTAGCAGGGGAGTGGTATCTGAATAACTGGGTCATGCGCGCCTCCCGAATGTTGGCACCCAAATCACCCAATGGTCGTGATCTCAATTGGCAAATCTTTAATAGCTATGGGGATCAAGTCGAGGTAGAGCGTCAACACCATATTGATAAATTACCGGGTAAGGTGAGTGTATTAGCTTATCGCAACAAAATGACCTTAGCGCGTTTTCAGGATGCAACAAATTACGTCATTCAGAACAACGCTCAGGGAACGCAGGCTATCAATAACGTTCGCTCTAGTGCCCAGATTAAAACAGGTGTTGGTATTCATGGGGAGCAAGCATTAACCAAGGATTTAGGTATTTATGCACGCGCCTTCACATCAGATGGACATACAGAGACGATGTCATTTACTGAGGCAGATAACTCCATTTCAGTTGGCCTGGGAATGAATGGGTCAAGCTGGCAGCGCCCAAAAGATAGCGTCGGTATTTCAATGATGCAAAACGGTTTATCAAGCTACCGCCGTAGTTATCTTCAAGCCGGAGGTGTTTCCTATTTCATTGGTGATTACGCCAATCGCAATCAAACTATTACCTACACGCCAGAGCGAATCAGCGAGATGTATTACAACGCGATGGTTGTTCATAATGTTCTAGCGGGGTTGAACTTTCAACATGTGATTAATCCTGCCTATAACTCTGCCCGCGGCCCAGTCAACATTCTGTCTTTTCGAATACACGCTGAGTTCTAG